The window atcacttttgggtacacaaataacatgtattatcatcaaaattaaatcgtataaaaaatgtgtttcattgttaccccctctcccctacTAAAGAATAAGCAACTTGAAATACATATCAACTGGTACTCTTCTTTCTGCTTCTTGAACATTCCTAAATTTCCTTGATGGTGAACGCCAGCCTCACGCACTCGGTAACCTTCTCGCCTCCTCTCGAGGTGGTTGCCTCGATATACATCTGCCACTCGCCGGAAAATGCATCCGGTATGTCCATTCCCATGTCTCCCATCAGGATATTGTCGAACGTTTCAACGTGCTGTAAACAAACAGATCGGTAAACAATTCAAAATCCAGCCGCTATCATTAATTGGCGAGTGCTACTCCGAGCACCTCGAAAACGAAACAACTTACCCCCGCCTTGTAGGGACATTTTTTCCGCTGCATCTTACTAGACATCGGATACCAGGGCTCCCAGTTACTCGTCAGCAGGAGACACAAGTTGGGTATATCGCGGGAGATCTCGCCATTGGTCCAAGTTCCTTGCTTCAAACGTTTGGAATATACTTTCAGCTGTTGGTGGAGAGAGATTGTGAGGCTAATTCGTTTAAAACCTTGTTCTACTATAATTTGAACCAATTATCGCAGGACCAACCCTGCAATCCAACAATGCCACTTGGCTCACCTTAATTGGATCGTTATAGTTgccttcgattttaaatttgccGTTCAGCGTTGGATTTCCGTTGTCATCCTCCAGTGATTCAAGCTCACTCACATCAATAGCCGGTAGTGGCTTCCCATTTTCACAATCCTGGAAGTAGTCGGTGATGTCAACCACGTTCTTTCCCTGCGATAGAtgcggaaaaaacgctgtaatgCAGTTAAATTATGGGCTTGCCGTTTTGAAGTAACCTGTGCACATCCCAACACCGCCAACAACAGAACTAAATTTAAATGACGACCACGTTGCATGATGGTTGTGACCTCCAATGCGTTCGGAGTGAGCAAAACTGTTGGATTTATACGTTTGAATTATATAAGCACTTGGTGTTCGTGATTTGAGTAGCGTTGTCATGTCAAAACGGTCGTGCAGATTATCTGAAATAGAAATGTTTTCTCTCCGAATGGTCAGTAGATAAAGGCTGACGCTTAGAACTGAAATCTATTGCTGCAACATGATTCGGTCTTTATTTTTCAGATAATTTTAATTCTATTACAAAGTCTCATACTGGTTATGAAAGCCACTAAAATAATGTATTCGTTTGAACTTGGACTACTTACACACCTACCCTTACACTTCAAAAATCCGACTCATGGCGATTATTTCGCTGTGCTCTTCTAAATATTATCTAGCTCGTCCAGCATGGAATGGATGTATCTCTGATGCACTACTAGTAGGATGAACAAAAAATTAGAACTTGTTCCAAAGGaagagcaaaagaaaaaaaattaagcgaaAATCCTAAACTTTATTGTTTTTCGATTCCGGcttattcattttaaaattcatgtaAGCCAATTCATGGCGGCGCTAAGGGGTGGCGAAGAGGGCAGCcaccccgagcggcaaaatttGGGAGCGGCATACGCTGCTCaacataatttaattatttattaaagaTTATCATTGTTCATTAATCGCGATAAACGTTAGGCGCGTGTGGCGTGTGTAGAAGAAAGAGAATTAATGATCATAAGTACGACGCATCTAACGGAACAAAACAATATATATCTGAACCTGAACCGCAAACGTAACGATCTTAGCAAATGCAAAcggaaattgtttaaaaaatcgtttattaataaattaactagttttgagaaaaaaaactctGTAATGGCCCTAAGTTaacaaaaggaaaaataaagGTAAAAGTTCAGTTTATGTCTCAcaaaccttttcaaacttttGGGAATTTCCAACACTTACAATTGCAATTGGTTTTAGGCGAATCTTGGCActaattcctttaaatattttgtaccATTTTTACCGGGTTGTCGTCCGCCACGACGTGCCCAACTCACCACAGCCTCGCATATTTTGCTGTTGCAATTCGTATTTTATACGTCGTCTCTACATGCTGGCTTCGAACTGAACCGGACCTTGGATTGTTCGCAACACCTTACGTTCGAAAACACCAAGGATACGTCGCGTTCT of the Topomyia yanbarensis strain Yona2022 unplaced genomic scaffold, ASM3024719v1 HiC_scaffold_37, whole genome shotgun sequence genome contains:
- the LOC131695335 gene encoding uncharacterized protein LOC131695335 is translated as MQRGRHLNLVLLLAVLGCAQGKNVVDITDYFQDCENGKPLPAIDVSELESLEDDNGNPTLNGKFKIEGNYNDPIKLKVYSKRLKQGTWTNGEISRDIPNLCLLLTSNWEPWYPMSSKMQRKKCPYKAGHVETFDNILMGDMGMDIPDAFSGEWQMYIEATTSRGGEKVTECVRLAFTIKEI